A stretch of Amycolatopsis balhimycina FH 1894 DNA encodes these proteins:
- a CDS encoding inorganic phosphate transporter codes for MEPSLLVAVVVVTALVFDFTNGFHDTANSMATSIATGALKPRVAVAISAILNLVGAFLSVEVAKTISSGLVDDTKIGPSIVFGGLIGAIVWNLVTWFVGLPSSSSHALFGGLIGATWISAGADSVHFGKIVEKVLIPAAASPVIAGVVAMIATYLVYRFLVRGRPATRGFKVGQIVSASLVSLAHGTNDAQKTMGVITLTLVTAGSLPAGASPPVWVIISAACALALGTYLGGWRITHTLGKGLTDIEGPQGFAAQTSSALVILISSRLGFPLSTTHVCSGGIVGSGVGRRDAPVRWRMAGRMVVAWLFTLPAAAIVGAISGKVASLGTAGTVAVGVAGIGVGLGIYLLSRRHPVTAHSFHVPEPTPAGTEPGRLAA; via the coding sequence GTGGAGCCCTCGTTGCTGGTCGCGGTCGTCGTCGTCACGGCCCTGGTTTTCGATTTCACGAACGGGTTCCACGACACCGCGAACTCGATGGCGACGTCGATCGCCACCGGGGCCCTCAAGCCCCGCGTGGCGGTCGCGATCTCGGCGATCCTGAACCTGGTCGGCGCTTTCCTGTCGGTGGAGGTCGCCAAGACGATCTCCAGCGGGCTGGTGGACGACACGAAGATCGGCCCGTCGATCGTCTTCGGCGGGTTGATCGGCGCGATCGTCTGGAACCTCGTGACGTGGTTCGTCGGGCTGCCTTCGAGTTCCTCGCACGCGCTCTTCGGCGGCCTCATCGGCGCCACCTGGATTTCGGCCGGTGCCGACTCGGTCCACTTCGGAAAGATCGTCGAGAAGGTCCTGATCCCCGCCGCGGCGAGCCCGGTCATCGCCGGTGTCGTCGCCATGATCGCGACCTACCTGGTCTACCGCTTCCTGGTGCGCGGCCGCCCGGCCACGCGCGGGTTCAAGGTCGGCCAGATCGTCTCGGCCTCCCTGGTCTCGCTCGCGCACGGCACCAACGACGCGCAGAAGACGATGGGCGTCATCACGCTCACGCTCGTCACCGCAGGCAGCCTCCCGGCGGGTGCGTCGCCACCCGTCTGGGTGATCATCAGCGCCGCGTGCGCGCTCGCCCTCGGCACCTACCTCGGCGGCTGGCGGATCACCCACACCCTGGGCAAGGGCCTGACGGACATCGAGGGCCCGCAGGGCTTCGCCGCCCAGACGAGCTCGGCGCTGGTCATCCTGATCTCCTCGCGGCTGGGCTTCCCGCTGTCGACGACGCACGTGTGCTCCGGCGGCATCGTCGGCTCCGGCGTCGGCAGGCGGGACGCGCCGGTCCGCTGGCGGATGGCGGGCCGGATGGTCGTGGCGTGGCTGTTCACGCTGCCCGCCGCCGCGATCGTCGGCGCGATCTCCGGCAAGGTCGCCTCCCTCGGCACCGCGGGCACCGTCGCCGTCGGGGTGGCCGGGATCGGCGTCGGCCTCGGCATCTACCTGCTTTCGCGACGCCACCCCGTCACCGCGCACAGCTTCCACGTGCCCGAGCCGACGCCTGCCGGAACCGAGCCGGGCCGCCTCGCCGCCTGA
- a CDS encoding bifunctional [glutamine synthetase] adenylyltransferase/[glutamine synthetase]-adenylyl-L-tyrosine phosphorylase, producing the protein MADRARTTASAARYGFTDARAEGQLRAAGWWDDGGPVATAIDVLSALSRTADPDLALRGLDRIREADVTEWASLAEQLCANRTFRGRLLSVLGTSSALADFLAANPEHWRSLIGDKCTDSACYREALRAALLGGDGSVLTGLKAEQALKVAYRGQLLGIAAADLGHVVEAGLDHPGYAEVAAQLTELAEAALAAGLVVAEAEVGASAEGTLAIIAMGKCGGRELNYVSDVDVIFVGEDDLGAATRLASTMMRVVGRACFDVDAALRPEGKAGALVRTVESHHGYYQKWAKTWEFQALLKARPVAGDAELGRQYAEMVAPLVWSAADRENFVGEVQQMRRRVEGHVPAEHAERELKLGRGGLRDVEFAVQLLQLVHGRIDADLRSPSTMDALAALGEGGYVGRQDAAELGASYEFLRMIEHRLQLRRMRRTHLFPAPTDTVELRILARASGIKASGGKSQGETLLAEFRRHGKGVRRLHEKIFYRPLLQSVANVPTEALRLTTKQAASRLAALGYTAPDGALQHIKALTSGVSRRAAIQQALLPVLLGLFADTPDPDGGLLSYRKVSEALEDTPWYLRVLRDEGTVVENLALLLGTSRLVPALLVRAPEVLQLLGDPARLMGRTPAEVATSLRAAVRRQPGLNAAVAAARSLRRHEILRIACADLLGLLDVPAVCEALSSVWVAVLQGALAAAFRQRQAELGRTPAHIAVIGMGRLGGAELGYGSDADVLFVCEPFEGVSDADAVKFASSVAETVRKMLGAPSSDPALVVDADLRPEGRSGPLVRTLESYRAYYARWGEVWEAQALLRARFIAGDDELGARFIAMIDPIRYPEGGLDAKDAREVRRIKARVETERMPRGADPTRHTKLGRGGLADVEWTVQLLQLQHAHTVPALRTTSTLDALACLPEAGLAEQAQADSLREAWLLATRVRNAGMLVRGKAVDEVPGSGRDLAAVARVLGQSAGDDPGEFLDTYRRITRRAHTVVEHLFYEA; encoded by the coding sequence ATGGCAGACCGCGCGCGAACGACCGCTTCGGCGGCGAGGTACGGCTTCACCGATGCCCGTGCCGAAGGTCAGCTGCGCGCGGCCGGCTGGTGGGACGACGGCGGTCCGGTCGCGACGGCCATCGACGTGCTCTCCGCGCTGTCCCGCACCGCCGACCCGGACCTCGCGCTGCGCGGACTGGACCGGATCCGCGAGGCCGACGTCACCGAGTGGGCGTCACTCGCGGAACAGCTCTGCGCGAACCGCACCTTCCGCGGCCGGTTGCTGAGCGTGCTGGGGACGTCCAGCGCGCTGGCCGATTTCCTCGCCGCGAACCCGGAGCACTGGCGCTCGCTCATCGGGGACAAGTGCACCGACTCCGCCTGCTACCGGGAAGCCCTGCGCGCGGCTCTGCTGGGTGGCGACGGTTCGGTGCTGACCGGGCTCAAAGCCGAGCAGGCGCTCAAGGTCGCCTACCGCGGCCAGCTGCTCGGCATCGCCGCCGCCGACCTCGGGCACGTCGTCGAGGCCGGTCTCGATCACCCGGGCTACGCCGAAGTCGCGGCGCAGCTGACCGAGCTGGCCGAGGCCGCGCTGGCCGCCGGGCTGGTGGTCGCCGAAGCCGAGGTCGGCGCTTCGGCCGAGGGCACTCTCGCGATCATCGCCATGGGCAAGTGCGGCGGCCGGGAACTGAACTACGTCAGCGATGTCGACGTCATCTTCGTCGGCGAGGACGACCTCGGCGCCGCCACGCGGCTGGCGAGCACGATGATGCGCGTCGTCGGGAGGGCGTGCTTCGACGTCGACGCCGCGCTGCGTCCCGAAGGCAAAGCCGGCGCGCTGGTCCGCACCGTGGAAAGCCACCACGGCTACTACCAGAAGTGGGCGAAGACCTGGGAGTTCCAGGCGCTGCTCAAGGCACGTCCGGTGGCGGGCGACGCCGAACTCGGCCGCCAGTACGCCGAGATGGTGGCGCCGCTGGTGTGGTCGGCGGCCGACCGGGAGAACTTCGTCGGCGAGGTGCAGCAGATGCGGCGCCGCGTCGAGGGGCACGTGCCGGCCGAGCACGCCGAGCGCGAGCTGAAGCTGGGCCGCGGCGGCCTGCGCGACGTCGAGTTCGCCGTGCAGCTGCTGCAGCTCGTGCACGGCCGGATCGACGCGGACCTGCGCTCGCCGTCCACAATGGACGCGCTCGCGGCCCTTGGCGAAGGCGGGTACGTCGGTCGTCAGGACGCCGCCGAGCTGGGCGCGTCGTACGAGTTCCTGCGGATGATCGAGCACCGGCTGCAGCTACGCCGGATGCGGCGGACCCACCTGTTCCCGGCGCCGACGGACACCGTCGAACTGCGCATCCTCGCCAGGGCGAGCGGGATCAAGGCGAGCGGCGGCAAGAGCCAGGGCGAGACGCTGCTCGCGGAGTTCCGGCGGCACGGCAAGGGTGTCCGCCGGCTGCACGAAAAGATCTTCTACCGGCCGCTGCTGCAGTCCGTCGCGAACGTGCCGACCGAGGCCCTGCGGCTGACCACCAAGCAGGCGGCCAGCCGGCTGGCCGCGCTCGGCTACACCGCGCCCGACGGCGCGCTCCAGCACATCAAGGCCCTCACTTCGGGTGTCTCGCGCCGCGCCGCGATCCAGCAGGCGCTGCTGCCGGTGCTGCTCGGCCTCTTCGCCGACACGCCCGATCCCGACGGTGGCCTGCTGTCGTACCGGAAGGTGTCCGAGGCCCTCGAGGACACGCCGTGGTACCTGCGTGTGCTGCGCGACGAAGGCACGGTCGTCGAGAACCTGGCCCTCCTGCTGGGGACGTCGCGGCTGGTGCCCGCCCTGCTGGTCCGCGCGCCCGAGGTGCTGCAGCTGCTCGGCGACCCGGCCCGGCTGATGGGCCGCACGCCCGCCGAGGTGGCGACGTCGTTGCGGGCCGCCGTCCGGCGTCAGCCCGGGTTGAACGCCGCTGTCGCCGCGGCGCGTTCGCTGCGGCGGCACGAAATCCTGCGCATCGCCTGCGCTGACCTGCTCGGGCTCCTCGACGTGCCCGCGGTGTGCGAAGCGCTGTCCAGTGTCTGGGTGGCGGTGCTGCAGGGCGCGCTGGCCGCGGCGTTCCGCCAGCGGCAGGCCGAACTGGGCCGGACGCCGGCGCACATCGCCGTCATCGGGATGGGCCGGCTCGGCGGCGCCGAACTCGGCTACGGCTCCGACGCCGACGTGCTCTTCGTGTGCGAGCCGTTCGAAGGGGTCTCGGACGCCGATGCCGTGAAGTTCGCTTCGTCGGTCGCGGAGACCGTCCGGAAGATGCTGGGCGCGCCGAGTTCGGACCCGGCGCTCGTCGTCGACGCCGACCTGCGGCCGGAGGGGCGCAGCGGGCCGCTGGTCCGGACGCTGGAGTCGTACCGCGCCTACTACGCGCGGTGGGGCGAGGTGTGGGAGGCACAGGCGCTGCTGCGGGCCCGGTTCATCGCCGGCGACGACGAACTCGGCGCGCGGTTCATCGCGATGATCGACCCGATCCGCTACCCCGAAGGCGGCTTGGACGCGAAGGACGCGCGCGAGGTCCGCCGCATCAAGGCCCGCGTGGAGACCGAGCGGATGCCCCGCGGCGCGGACCCGACGCGGCACACGAAGCTCGGCCGCGGCGGCCTCGCCGACGTCGAGTGGACGGTCCAGCTGCTGCAGCTGCAGCACGCGCACACGGTCCCGGCGCTGCGGACGACGTCGACGCTGGACGCGCTGGCGTGCCTGCCGGAAGCGGGCTTGGCCGAGCAGGCGCAGGCGGACTCCCTGCGAGAGGCGTGGTTGCTGGCGACCCGGGTGCGCAACGCGGGGATGCTCGTGCGCGGCAAGGCCGTCGACGAGGTCCCCGGTTCGGGCCGCGACCTGGCGGCGGTGGCCCGCGTGCTCGGCCAGTCGGCCGGCGACGACCCCGGCGAGTTCCTCGACACTTACCGCCGCATCACGCGGCGGGCGCACACCGTGGTGGAGCACTTGTTCTACGAGGCCTGA
- a CDS encoding acyl-CoA thioesterase: MTDREPFRTRIKVRHYELDTLGHLNHAVYHSYGEVSRLELFDAAGGLEGFRKAKLASVLLETHVVFRRELRAGDAVDVTCDVKFGSGKTFKMDSNIVKLDGTLAAEITCTLGLMDLERRKLVEDPRGRFEAAGADLKVLSTAE; encoded by the coding sequence GTGACCGATCGCGAGCCGTTCCGGACCCGGATCAAGGTCCGGCACTACGAGCTGGACACCCTGGGCCACCTCAACCACGCCGTCTACCACTCGTACGGCGAGGTTTCGAGACTGGAGCTGTTCGACGCGGCCGGCGGCCTCGAAGGCTTCAGGAAGGCGAAGCTCGCTTCGGTCCTGCTGGAAACGCACGTGGTGTTCCGCCGAGAGCTGCGCGCCGGCGACGCGGTCGACGTGACGTGCGACGTCAAGTTCGGCAGCGGCAAGACGTTCAAGATGGACTCGAACATCGTGAAGCTCGACGGGACGCTGGCCGCGGAGATCACCTGCACGCTGGGGCTGATGGACCTGGAGCGCCGCAAGCTGGTCGAGGATCCGCGGGGCAGGTTCGAAGCGGCGGGCGCGGACCTGAAGGTGCTGTCGACCGCGGAGTGA
- the glnA gene encoding type I glutamate--ammonia ligase, which produces MPTTPDDIQRLIADQDVEVVDVRFCDLPGVMQHFTVPAKAFDNDAIAEGLAFDGSSVRGFQSIHESDMLLLPDLDTAQIDPFRKAKTLSINFFVHDPFTREAYSRDPRNIARKAEQYIAEYGVADSVYFGPEAEFYIFDSVRFDSAEHASFHEIDSIEGWWNTGADEVGGNQGYKTKFKGGYFPVPPVDHFADLRDDIVRNLTESGFEIERAHHEVGTAGQTEINYKFNTLLHAADDLMMFKYIVKNTVFAAGKTATFMPKPLAGDNGSGMHCHQSLWKDGTPLFHDESGYAGLSDTARHYIGGLLKHAPSLLAFTNPTVNSYHRLVPGFEAPVSLVYSQRNRSACVRIPITGNNPKAKRAEFRCPDSSGNPYLAFAAMMMAGLDGIKNKIEPPEPIDKDLYELPPEEAKNVQTVPGDLGTVLDTLEADHDYLLEGGVFTPDVIETWISYKRENEIDPLRLRPHPYEFALYYDV; this is translated from the coding sequence GTGCCCACTACTCCAGACGATATTCAGCGCCTCATCGCCGACCAGGACGTCGAGGTCGTCGATGTGAGGTTCTGCGACCTGCCCGGCGTGATGCAGCACTTCACCGTCCCCGCGAAGGCGTTCGACAACGACGCCATCGCCGAGGGACTCGCGTTCGACGGCTCCTCGGTGCGCGGCTTCCAGTCCATCCACGAGTCCGACATGCTGCTGCTGCCGGACCTGGACACGGCGCAGATCGACCCGTTCCGCAAGGCGAAGACGCTGTCGATCAACTTCTTCGTGCACGACCCCTTCACGCGCGAGGCGTACAGCCGCGACCCGCGCAACATCGCGCGCAAGGCCGAGCAGTACATCGCCGAGTACGGCGTCGCCGACAGCGTGTACTTCGGCCCCGAAGCCGAGTTCTACATCTTCGACTCGGTCCGTTTCGACTCCGCCGAGCACGCCTCCTTCCACGAGATCGACTCGATCGAGGGCTGGTGGAACACCGGCGCCGACGAGGTCGGCGGCAACCAGGGTTACAAGACGAAGTTCAAGGGCGGCTACTTCCCGGTCCCGCCGGTCGACCACTTCGCCGACCTGCGCGACGACATCGTCCGCAACCTGACGGAATCCGGTTTCGAGATCGAGCGCGCGCACCACGAGGTGGGCACCGCGGGCCAGACCGAGATCAACTACAAGTTCAACACGCTGCTGCACGCCGCCGACGACTTGATGATGTTCAAGTACATCGTCAAGAACACCGTGTTCGCGGCGGGCAAGACGGCGACCTTCATGCCGAAGCCCCTGGCAGGCGACAACGGCTCGGGCATGCACTGCCACCAGTCGCTGTGGAAGGACGGCACGCCGCTGTTCCACGACGAGTCCGGCTACGCGGGTCTGTCCGACACTGCTCGCCACTACATCGGCGGCCTGCTCAAGCACGCCCCGAGCCTGCTCGCCTTCACGAACCCGACGGTGAACTCCTACCACCGCCTGGTCCCGGGCTTCGAGGCGCCGGTTTCGCTGGTCTACTCGCAGCGCAACCGCTCCGCCTGTGTCCGCATCCCGATCACGGGCAACAACCCGAAGGCGAAGCGCGCCGAGTTCCGCTGCCCGGACTCGTCCGGCAACCCGTACCTGGCGTTCGCGGCGATGATGATGGCCGGCCTCGACGGCATCAAGAACAAGATCGAGCCGCCGGAGCCGATCGACAAGGACCTCTACGAGCTTCCGCCGGAGGAGGCCAAGAACGTCCAGACGGTGCCGGGCGACCTCGGCACGGTCCTCGACACGCTGGAAGCGGACCACGACTACCTCCTCGAGGGCGGCGTGTTCACCCCCGACGTGATCGAGACGTGGATCTCGTACAAGCGCGAGAACGAGATCGACCCGCTGCGTCTGCGCCCGCACCCGTACGAGTTCGCCCTGTACTACGACGTGTGA
- a CDS encoding RDD family protein, giving the protein MPESGVGSAASGGARLLGLIVDLVVAALVTAIFLHPSLQDPVAMQNFNLWSGGVWAVISVISAGFFGFTPGMGVVGIRVARLDGAALVGPPRALVRAVLTFVIIPAAVRNADGRSWLDRLTGTVVIRMR; this is encoded by the coding sequence TTGCCCGAGTCGGGCGTCGGCTCGGCGGCGAGCGGGGGCGCGCGGCTGCTCGGGCTGATCGTCGACCTCGTCGTCGCGGCCCTGGTCACGGCCATCTTCCTGCACCCCAGCCTGCAGGACCCGGTCGCGATGCAGAACTTCAACCTCTGGTCGGGCGGTGTCTGGGCGGTCATCTCGGTGATCTCCGCCGGCTTCTTCGGCTTCACGCCCGGCATGGGCGTCGTCGGCATCCGCGTCGCCCGTCTCGACGGCGCCGCGCTGGTCGGGCCGCCGCGAGCGCTGGTCCGGGCGGTGCTGACGTTCGTCATCATCCCGGCGGCGGTCCGCAACGCCGACGGCCGCAGCTGGCTCGACCGGCTGACCGGCACCGTCGTCATCCGGATGCGCTGA
- a CDS encoding DUF4191 domain-containing protein, whose translation MAGQQDKEAAKQAKKEKRAASKARRGQLFEAFKMQRKEDPWLIPWMVGAILVVAGLLFGIGFFFKAQWVLLPLGLVLGGLLAMIIFGRRVQRTVYSKADGQPGAAAWALENLRGRWKVTPTVAATTQLDAVHRVLGGPGVVLVAEGAPHRVKTLLAQEKKRVSRLIGDTPIYDVTIGHEDGQLPLKKLQGYLMKLPRNLKPAQVDALEAKLAALGNRGAALPKGPMPAGAKMRNVQRTIRRR comes from the coding sequence ATGGCGGGACAGCAGGACAAGGAAGCGGCCAAGCAGGCCAAGAAGGAGAAGCGCGCGGCGAGCAAGGCACGCCGTGGCCAGCTCTTCGAGGCCTTCAAGATGCAGCGCAAGGAAGACCCGTGGCTCATCCCGTGGATGGTCGGCGCGATCCTCGTCGTCGCCGGCCTCCTGTTCGGGATCGGGTTCTTCTTCAAGGCCCAGTGGGTCCTGCTGCCGCTGGGCCTGGTCCTCGGCGGCCTGCTCGCCATGATCATCTTCGGCCGGCGCGTCCAGCGCACGGTCTACTCGAAGGCCGACGGCCAGCCCGGCGCCGCGGCGTGGGCGCTGGAGAACCTGCGCGGCCGCTGGAAGGTGACGCCGACCGTCGCGGCGACGACGCAGCTCGACGCGGTGCACCGGGTCCTCGGCGGCCCCGGCGTGGTGCTGGTCGCCGAAGGCGCGCCGCACCGCGTGAAGACCCTGCTCGCCCAGGAGAAGAAGCGCGTCTCCCGCCTGATCGGCGACACGCCGATCTACGACGTGACGATCGGCCACGAAGACGGCCAGCTCCCGCTCAAGAAGCTCCAGGGCTACCTGATGAAGCTGCCGCGCAACCTCAAGCCCGCCCAGGTCGACGCCCTCGAGGCCAAACTGGCCGCCCTCGGCAACCGCGGCGCGGCGCTGCCGAAGGGCCCGATGCCCGCCGGCGCGAAGATGCGCAACGTCCAGCGGACGATCCGCCGCCGCTGA
- a CDS encoding ATP-dependent DNA helicase UvrD2 — MPDVTGVLSTKSINRLLDGLDPEQRAAASAPRGPVCVLAGAGTGKTRTITHRIAHLVRSGHVSAGQVLAVTFTTRAAGEMRTRLRGLGVDAAQALTFHAAARRQLRYFWPRVVGDRPWELLENKLRYVGQAANRAKLGTEVEVLRDLASEIEWAKASLISPDDYPAVTARAQRDIPAPAAQIAEVYRNYEELKNAAQVLDFDDLLLHTTAVLEEHGVVAEEFRDRYRCFVVDEYQDVTPLQQRLLDAWLGGRDDLTVVGDANQTIYSFGGASPRPLLEFTRRYPDATVVRLERDYRSTPEVVSLANRVIGAARGRPAGSRLKLIGQRPPGPEPRFAEFDDEAVEAEAVARRVRELLDGGVSASEVAVLYRVNAQSEAYESALAEAGIPYLVRGGERFFNRTEVRQAMSALRTASGDGSSDLVTTVRSVLARVGLTESPPAGGAAKERWDALLAIVELAEELAATVEDADVPRFCAELDQRAAAQHPPTVEGVTLASLHAAKGLEWDAVFLVGLAEGTMPILHAGDDEAAIEEERRLFYVGVTRAREHLWLSWALARTPGGRRNRRRSRFLYGLVPEDHPAARAARSQQKPSTPVKTRCRVCGGPLLETIDVKLGRCGRCPSAVDEALLERLKSWRGDRARELKVPAFVVFTDATLMAIAEQRPADEGALVSISGIGATKLERFGAEILGVVRASAES; from the coding sequence ATGCCGGACGTGACCGGCGTACTTTCCACCAAGAGCATCAACCGTCTGCTCGATGGTCTCGACCCCGAGCAGCGCGCCGCCGCCAGTGCCCCGCGGGGGCCGGTCTGCGTGCTGGCCGGCGCCGGCACGGGCAAGACCCGCACGATCACCCACCGGATCGCCCACCTCGTCCGGTCCGGGCACGTTTCCGCCGGTCAGGTGCTCGCCGTCACCTTCACGACGCGGGCCGCGGGGGAGATGCGGACGCGGCTGCGTGGCCTCGGCGTCGACGCCGCGCAGGCACTGACCTTCCACGCCGCCGCCCGCCGTCAGCTGCGGTACTTCTGGCCGCGCGTGGTCGGCGACCGGCCGTGGGAGCTGCTGGAGAACAAGCTGCGCTACGTCGGCCAGGCCGCGAACCGGGCCAAGCTCGGCACCGAGGTCGAGGTCCTGCGCGACCTCGCGAGCGAGATCGAGTGGGCGAAGGCGTCGCTGATCAGCCCGGACGACTACCCGGCCGTCACCGCCCGCGCCCAGCGCGACATCCCGGCGCCGGCGGCGCAGATCGCCGAGGTCTACCGGAACTACGAGGAGCTGAAGAACGCCGCGCAGGTCCTCGACTTCGACGACCTCCTCCTCCACACGACGGCGGTGCTGGAGGAACACGGCGTCGTCGCCGAGGAGTTCCGCGACCGGTACCGCTGCTTCGTCGTCGACGAGTACCAGGACGTCACCCCGCTGCAGCAGCGCCTGCTCGACGCGTGGCTCGGCGGCCGCGACGACCTGACCGTCGTCGGCGACGCCAACCAGACCATCTACTCCTTCGGCGGCGCGTCGCCGCGGCCGCTGCTCGAGTTCACCCGGCGCTACCCGGACGCGACCGTCGTCCGGCTCGAGCGTGACTACCGGTCGACGCCCGAGGTCGTTTCGCTGGCGAACCGGGTGATCGGCGCCGCGCGGGGACGTCCGGCGGGTTCGCGGCTGAAGCTGATCGGCCAGCGCCCGCCGGGGCCGGAGCCGCGCTTCGCCGAGTTCGACGACGAGGCGGTCGAGGCCGAGGCCGTCGCCCGGCGGGTGCGTGAGCTGCTGGACGGTGGCGTGTCGGCGAGCGAGGTCGCCGTCCTCTACCGGGTGAACGCGCAGTCCGAGGCCTACGAGTCGGCGCTGGCCGAGGCGGGCATCCCGTACCTGGTCCGCGGCGGCGAGCGGTTCTTCAACCGGACGGAGGTCCGGCAGGCGATGTCCGCGCTGCGCACGGCGAGCGGTGACGGCAGCTCCGATCTGGTCACGACGGTGCGTTCGGTGCTCGCGCGAGTCGGCCTCACCGAGTCGCCGCCCGCCGGCGGCGCGGCCAAGGAACGCTGGGACGCGCTCCTGGCGATCGTCGAACTGGCCGAAGAGCTCGCCGCGACGGTCGAGGACGCGGACGTGCCGCGGTTCTGCGCCGAGCTCGACCAGCGCGCCGCGGCCCAGCACCCGCCGACGGTCGAGGGCGTGACGCTGGCATCGCTGCACGCGGCGAAGGGCCTGGAGTGGGACGCGGTGTTCCTCGTCGGCCTGGCCGAGGGCACGATGCCGATCCTCCACGCCGGCGACGACGAGGCCGCGATAGAGGAGGAGCGCCGGCTGTTCTACGTCGGCGTCACCCGGGCCCGCGAGCACCTGTGGCTGTCGTGGGCGCTGGCCCGCACACCGGGCGGGCGGCGCAACCGGCGGCGCAGCCGGTTCCTGTACGGCCTGGTCCCGGAGGACCACCCGGCCGCGAGGGCGGCACGGTCCCAGCAGAAGCCGTCGACGCCGGTCAAGACGCGCTGCCGCGTCTGCGGCGGGCCGCTGCTGGAGACCATCGACGTCAAGCTGGGCCGCTGCGGACGCTGCCCGTCCGCGGTGGACGAGGCCCTGCTCGAGCGGCTGAAGTCATGGCGCGGCGACCGGGCTCGCGAGCTGAAGGTGCCGGCGTTCGTCGTGTTCACCGACGCGACGCTGATGGCCATCGCCGAGCAGCGCCCGGCTGACGAAGGAGCGCTGGTGTCGATCTCCGGCATCGGCGCGACCAAGCTCGAACGCTTCGGCGCGGAGATCCTCGGCGTGGTCCGGGCGTCGGCGGAGTCCTGA